In Treponema vincentii, a single window of DNA contains:
- a CDS encoding uracil phosphoribosyltransferase, translated as MEEFDMKQVIMEAESLQGYLTSKDNAYLKKLDELYNLTMQQFTRLDTAADIKEKDAAETEIIALYDKMGKILQEICKEVPQLKVYSFITDFASHAEASRVMAKLRSSETGHNEFIYYTQRAFEMLFKLAYSGSHEDSKNYLISKTPVTVPVQNYAVHKICDIDHKIENTVMCVMLRGALLPSMIMSKEIEEYSSHGYVTPFALFKIKRDDTKKVDDMQYVLNLDMSYFNLEDLNGKDLIFADPMNATGGSLITVVKYLERQGVKPKSISCFHVISSLKGALCAARALKNCTVYTLWMDPALNSAAYILPGLGDAGDRINGIDEAEHPRNMIQLIADYGATIAGLYRHQLRAIENVVLQNK; from the coding sequence ATAGAGGAGTTTGATATGAAACAAGTTATTATGGAAGCGGAATCGCTTCAAGGCTATTTGACGTCGAAGGATAATGCATATCTCAAAAAATTAGATGAATTGTATAATCTGACAATGCAACAATTTACACGGCTCGATACTGCCGCGGATATAAAAGAAAAAGATGCGGCTGAAACTGAGATTATCGCATTATATGATAAAATGGGAAAGATTTTGCAGGAAATCTGTAAAGAAGTGCCTCAGCTCAAGGTGTATTCATTCATTACTGATTTTGCAAGCCATGCGGAAGCCTCTCGCGTTATGGCGAAACTGCGCAGCAGCGAAACCGGTCATAACGAATTCATCTATTATACTCAGCGCGCCTTTGAAATGCTGTTCAAACTTGCGTATAGCGGAAGCCACGAAGACAGCAAAAACTACCTTATTTCCAAAACGCCGGTTACCGTTCCCGTACAGAACTATGCCGTACATAAAATCTGCGACATCGATCATAAGATAGAAAATACCGTCATGTGTGTTATGCTGCGCGGTGCACTCCTTCCGTCGATGATTATGTCCAAGGAGATTGAAGAATATTCCTCACACGGCTATGTAACCCCGTTCGCACTGTTTAAGATTAAACGGGATGATACAAAAAAAGTTGACGATATGCAGTACGTACTCAATTTGGATATGTCGTATTTCAATTTAGAAGACTTGAACGGGAAAGACCTGATCTTTGCAGATCCGATGAATGCAACCGGCGGCAGTTTGATTACTGTTGTCAAATACCTTGAACGGCAGGGAGTGAAACCGAAATCGATCAGCTGCTTCCATGTTATCTCATCGCTCAAGGGAGCTTTGTGTGCCGCCCGCGCTTTAAAGAACTGTACGGTGTATACACTGTGGATGGATCCTGCACTGAACTCCGCCGCGTATATTCTTCCCGGGCTGGGAGATGCGGGCGATAGGATCAACGGGATTGATGAAGCTGAACATCCGCGGAATATGATTCAGCTTATTGCGGATTACGGCGCGACTATTGCAGGTTTGTATCGTCATCAGTTGAGAGCGATTGAGAATGTGGTGCTTCAAAATAAATAA
- a CDS encoding tetratricopeptide repeat protein: MVQLTTGAVVQRITAVNSAEDVYNIVDRVPKNSILFVLLFFITAAGLFAKGSVDSETAKAYFEIAQAYTEISKYDKAAEFYLKAAKDPAHKNAAEYNLARVYGLQGDWEKAKNIFERQYKEAPGNVLIAKAYAYSLAATGDEARACEMYKKLYDEDSENPEAVLNYARILILSKRYDQALSFIEEMKTRFTESSENKAFAELEENIKKAQEEPEKQKKEPQHQEELNKDGKTQEKQDKEERNKGGTENRLGKAASNSKAEPSTNFEKAKVDER, from the coding sequence GTGGTTCAATTGACGACGGGAGCGGTGGTTCAACGGATTACAGCTGTTAACTCCGCTGAGGACGTCTACAATATTGTCGATCGGGTACCGAAAAACAGCATACTGTTTGTTCTCCTTTTTTTTATAACCGCTGCCGGTCTGTTTGCAAAGGGTAGTGTTGATTCCGAGACGGCAAAAGCCTATTTTGAAATTGCTCAAGCCTATACCGAGATATCCAAGTACGACAAAGCGGCGGAATTTTACCTAAAGGCGGCAAAAGATCCTGCGCATAAAAATGCGGCGGAGTATAATTTGGCACGAGTGTATGGGCTGCAAGGCGATTGGGAAAAGGCAAAGAATATTTTTGAACGGCAATACAAAGAAGCGCCCGGTAATGTGTTGATTGCAAAGGCGTATGCCTACAGCCTTGCAGCAACCGGCGACGAAGCGCGCGCCTGTGAAATGTATAAAAAATTGTACGATGAGGATTCGGAAAACCCCGAAGCGGTGCTCAATTATGCCCGTATACTGATTCTTTCCAAACGGTACGACCAAGCGCTTTCTTTTATTGAGGAGATGAAAACTCGATTTACCGAAAGTAGCGAAAATAAAGCCTTTGCCGAACTGGAAGAAAATATCAAGAAAGCGCAGGAAGAGCCGGAAAAACAGAAAAAAGAACCGCAGCATCAGGAAGAGCTGAATAAAGACGGTAAAACGCAAGAAAAGCAGGATAAAGAAGAGCGGAATAAGGGCGGTACCGAAAACCGATTGGGAAAAGCCGCCTCCAATTCCAAGGCTGAACCGAGTACTAATTTTGAAAAGGCGAAGGTAGATGAAAGGTAG
- a CDS encoding sodium-dependent transporter: MIRKKHNRFVSNIGFILACVGSAVGMANVWGFPYKLGSNGGGAFLLIYILFVILFGYVGLSAEYAIGRRSGTGTLGSYAYAWKHGRKDLEGIGKIVGWLPLAGSITIAIGYAVIIAYVLKAFTQSVLGSIMTVEPGQWFESFAFQQFSVVPYHAVIIIVTLLTIVLGAHTIEKTNKIMMPLFFILFAALAVRMAFLPGAFAGYTFLFTPDWNHLKNPSVWITAMGQAFFSLSITGSGMIVYGAYLSKDHDCVAGAKNTALFDTIAAVVAALVMIPACFAYRMDPAGGPGLLFVVLPSILQKMPGGRIFGIILYLVVVFGGISSLQNMLEVVAESLMHTFKGLKRTAVITVLGVITFGIGVFMEPIAETKGAILGGWGAWMDLVSTYIIPIGAVLGAVSWFWVMKKDELLDEINTGAKKCYGNGWYYLGKYVYTLFALFLCVVALVRGEGF, encoded by the coding sequence ATGATAAGAAAAAAGCATAACAGGTTTGTCAGCAATATAGGGTTTATTCTCGCCTGCGTCGGTTCGGCTGTCGGTATGGCAAATGTGTGGGGCTTCCCCTACAAACTTGGAAGCAACGGCGGCGGCGCCTTTTTGCTCATCTATATTTTATTTGTTATTCTTTTCGGATATGTCGGGCTTTCCGCAGAATACGCAATCGGCCGCCGCAGCGGTACGGGGACGCTCGGCTCCTATGCCTATGCATGGAAGCACGGCCGCAAAGACCTTGAGGGCATCGGTAAGATAGTCGGATGGCTGCCTTTGGCGGGTTCAATTACAATCGCCATCGGGTATGCCGTTATCATCGCGTATGTACTCAAGGCTTTTACGCAGTCCGTATTGGGCAGTATTATGACGGTAGAACCCGGACAGTGGTTTGAATCCTTTGCCTTTCAGCAGTTCAGCGTTGTGCCCTATCACGCGGTTATTATTATTGTAACGCTGCTGACCATTGTGCTCGGTGCACATACAATCGAAAAAACAAATAAAATAATGATGCCGCTTTTTTTCATATTGTTTGCGGCATTGGCAGTTCGTATGGCATTTTTGCCCGGCGCTTTTGCAGGGTATACGTTTTTATTTACCCCCGATTGGAATCATTTAAAAAATCCGTCCGTGTGGATAACCGCGATGGGGCAGGCCTTTTTCTCATTATCTATTACCGGCTCGGGAATGATTGTCTACGGCGCTTATTTAAGTAAAGATCATGACTGTGTAGCGGGAGCAAAAAATACCGCACTGTTTGATACCATCGCGGCGGTTGTTGCAGCCCTTGTGATGATCCCCGCGTGCTTTGCTTATCGGATGGATCCCGCAGGCGGTCCCGGTTTGCTATTCGTTGTCCTTCCTTCCATTCTTCAAAAAATGCCCGGCGGCAGAATATTCGGTATCATCCTGTACCTTGTCGTCGTGTTCGGAGGAATTTCATCCTTGCAAAATATGCTTGAAGTGGTCGCCGAATCGCTGATGCACACGTTTAAAGGCTTAAAACGCACCGCGGTGATTACCGTTCTTGGCGTCATCACCTTCGGCATCGGTGTATTTATGGAACCCATCGCAGAAACCAAGGGCGCAATTCTCGGCGGCTGGGGCGCATGGATGGATTTGGTCTCCACATATATTATACCGATCGGTGCAGTGCTCGGCGCCGTTTCGTGGTTCTGGGTAATGAAAAAAGATGAGCTTTTGGATGAAATCAACACCGGAGCAAAGAAATGCTACGGCAACGGCTGGTACTACCTTGGTAAATACGTGTACACACTCTTCGCGCTGTTTTTGTGCGTTGTTGCATTGGTGCGCGGCGAAGGATTCTAG
- a CDS encoding A/G-specific adenine glycosylase produces MNTFESVHTPDYTDFQKAILDYYAVHGRSFPWRTTNDPYSILVSEFMLQQTQTERVVEKYNRWLEVFPTVQDLAAASLVQVLEQWVGLGYNRRARFLHQCAQTIVSEYGGVVPDAPETLQTLSGIGPYTAAAISTFAYNKANAFIETNIRAVFIFFFFKDRTDISDKELFPHIEASLYKENPRLWYYALMDYGAELKKKTVNPNRKSRHYTKQSKFEGSVRQARGAVIRTLTAHNNQEYAELYGNTQTEKLLFDKALEGLIREGFVAEEDGFYSIKQ; encoded by the coding sequence ATGAATACTTTTGAATCCGTACACACCCCCGATTACACCGATTTTCAAAAAGCGATTTTAGATTACTATGCTGTACACGGGCGGTCTTTTCCGTGGCGCACAACGAACGATCCGTACTCCATCCTTGTGTCCGAATTTATGCTGCAGCAAACGCAGACCGAGCGAGTGGTGGAAAAATACAACCGCTGGTTGGAAGTGTTCCCCACGGTGCAAGACCTTGCGGCAGCCTCCCTCGTGCAGGTGCTTGAGCAGTGGGTAGGCTTGGGATATAACCGCCGCGCGCGTTTTTTACATCAGTGCGCTCAAACCATTGTAAGCGAATACGGCGGAGTTGTTCCCGATGCTCCTGAAACGCTTCAAACACTTTCAGGTATCGGCCCCTACACGGCTGCCGCGATTTCTACATTCGCCTACAATAAAGCCAACGCATTTATCGAAACAAATATCCGCGCGGTGTTTATCTTTTTCTTTTTTAAAGACAGAACCGATATCAGCGATAAAGAACTATTTCCACATATCGAAGCTTCATTGTATAAAGAAAACCCGCGGCTTTGGTATTACGCGCTGATGGATTACGGGGCGGAATTAAAAAAGAAGACCGTTAATCCGAACAGAAAAAGTAGGCATTATACCAAACAGTCCAAGTTTGAAGGTTCGGTACGGCAAGCGCGCGGCGCAGTAATCAGAACTCTTACGGCGCACAATAACCAAGAATATGCAGAGCTGTACGGCAATACTCAGACGGAAAAGCTCCTCTTCGATAAAGCGCTCGAAGGTCTCATCCGCGAAGGTTTTGTTGCAGAAGAGGACGGGTTCTATTCCATTAAGCAGTAA